CGGGCTCCTCGTCTTCGAGCGCGAGGAGACCTTGAAGCCCGGGGTCTCGTGGTACGTTCCGACGCGTGAAGAAGCTTCGAAGAGGGCCGGCTTCGCGGTGAGCGCTCCGGCGTATCTTCCGGACAGCCTCGCGCCGGAGAGCGTCTTCGTTCATGGCGAGGAGGCGATGCGGTTCCTCGTGAGCGAGGACAAGGTGCGCGAGCTCCTCGACCGCCTCGACATGAAGGGCGTTTCCCTGCCGCGCGGGCTCGAGGACGGCTGGGTCGAGGTGCACAAGCCCACGGTCGTGGTGCAGCGATTCCGCTCCACGAAGCGAAAGGCGATCTTGATCCAGGCGCCGAGCCCCGAGGTGTCGGTCCCCGCGGGATGGGACATGGAGAAACTGGGGGAGATCGGTCTCCGGATTCTCGGGCTCGACGCGGGCGAGGCGCGCCGGATGGCGCGCGCCACCGACTGGAAGAGCACGCTGCTCGTCCCGGTGCCGCTCGACGTGGCTTCGTTCCGCCAGGTCACGATCCGGGGCAATTCGGCGCTCCTGATCACGACGTCCGGAGAGCAGCCGGCCGACGGTCGTCCTCGGCGCAGGGGCGCCATGCTGATGTGGGCCGAGGGTGACCGGATCTACTGCCTCCGCGGAGATCTGTCCGCGAAGGACACCATCCGGATGGCGGAATCGATCGCCCTGTGACGGCGTGACGGATCTCGTCATCGAGACGCGCGGGCTGCGAAAGCAGTTCGGCGCGAAGGTCGCGGTCCAAGACCTTTCCCTCGGCGTGCGCCGGGGGGAGGTCTTTGGCTTTCTCGGCCCGAACGGCGCGGGGAAGACGACCTCCGTCAAGATGCTCCTCGGGCTCGTGGAGCCGACGTCCGGATCCGGCGCCGTTCTCGGCGCGCGGCTCGGAAATCGCGCGGTGCGCGCGCGGCTCGGGTTCCTGCCGGAGCACTTCCGTTTCCAGGACTGGCTCACGGGGCGCGAGCTCCTCCTCGTCCACGGTGGTCTCCTCGGGATGCGCTCGGCGCACGCGAGGGAGCGCGCGGACGCCCTCCTCGCGCGCGTCGACCTGCTCGACGCGGCGCACCGTCCGATCCGTACCTATTCGAAGGGCATGATGCAGCGCGTGGGCCTCGCGCAGGCGCTCCTCGGCGAGCCCGACCTCGTGTTTCTCGACGAGCCGACGTCGGGTCTCGACCCGCTCGGCCGCCTCCTCGTCCGGGACGTGATCCGCGAGCTGCGGGACCGCGGTACGACCGTGTTCCTGAACTCGCACCTTCTCGGCGAGGTGGAAGCGACCTGCAGCCGCGTCACGTTCGTGAAGGAGGGGCGAACCCTCGGGGATCTCGTGGTCGGGGACGTGGACGGATCGCTGGAGGTCGAGATCCGCTCGGGAAGCCTCACGGGCGAAACGCTCGAGGCCATCGCGCGAATCGGACGGATCCTCGAGGAGGATGCCATGTCGGCGGCGGGGTCCGGCGAGGCCCGCGACCGGCTCCGCGTGTCGGTCCCCACCGAGGAGCGTCTGCCCGAGCTGGCCCGCGCGCTCGTCCAGCGCGGGCTCCCGCTCTACGAGATGCGCGTCTCGCGAAAGTCCCTCGAGGCCTCGTTCCTCGAGGTCATGGGCGAGGACCAGAGGCCCGGATGACCCCCTTCCACGGACTTCTCACCGTCACCCGGCTCACGCTGCACGAGGCGCTCCGGCGCCGGATCCTCACGGCGGCGCTCATCGCCGGCGGCGCGTTCCTCGCGCTGTACGGGCTCGGATTCCATCTCATCCTGCGCGAAGAGGGCGGCACGATGACCCTGGTCGAGCGCCGCATCTTCCTGAACATGTTCACGCTCGCGGGGCTCTTCGCGACGAACCTCC
The genomic region above belongs to Candidatus Eisenbacteria bacterium and contains:
- a CDS encoding DUF4367 domain-containing protein produces the protein MDDRMLHEYRREPDPRFARELRERLRRGERPRGVPRVVVRSLAAACALGVVVAIFAVPSVRVSAQAILDIFRVRRFAPVEFNQARIETLKSIEKERGLLVFEREETLKPGVSWYVPTREEASKRAGFAVSAPAYLPDSLAPESVFVHGEEAMRFLVSEDKVRELLDRLDMKGVSLPRGLEDGWVEVHKPTVVVQRFRSTKRKAILIQAPSPEVSVPAGWDMEKLGEIGLRILGLDAGEARRMARATDWKSTLLVPVPLDVASFRQVTIRGNSALLITTSGEQPADGRPRRRGAMLMWAEGDRIYCLRGDLSAKDTIRMAESIAL
- a CDS encoding ABC transporter ATP-binding protein, which encodes MTDLVIETRGLRKQFGAKVAVQDLSLGVRRGEVFGFLGPNGAGKTTSVKMLLGLVEPTSGSGAVLGARLGNRAVRARLGFLPEHFRFQDWLTGRELLLVHGGLLGMRSAHARERADALLARVDLLDAAHRPIRTYSKGMMQRVGLAQALLGEPDLVFLDEPTSGLDPLGRLLVRDVIRELRDRGTTVFLNSHLLGEVEATCSRVTFVKEGRTLGDLVVGDVDGSLEVEIRSGSLTGETLEAIARIGRILEEDAMSAAGSGEARDRLRVSVPTEERLPELARALVQRGLPLYEMRVSRKSLEASFLEVMGEDQRPG